A genomic region of Rhodococcus pyridinivorans contains the following coding sequences:
- a CDS encoding VOC family protein yields the protein MVFPALTHVAVTVSDLAANTAWYSNLFDAIPVLDEDDESGTFHHAVFALDGGTLFGLHTHPDAPAQTSFDERNTGLDHIAFGCTADELDKWRDRLDSLGIPHGDIKNASYGSGLSFRDPDNIALEFFAPPS from the coding sequence ATGGTTTTTCCCGCACTCACCCACGTCGCCGTCACCGTCTCGGATCTGGCTGCAAACACGGCCTGGTACTCGAACCTCTTCGACGCCATACCCGTCCTCGACGAGGACGACGAATCGGGCACCTTCCACCACGCGGTCTTCGCACTCGACGGCGGCACCCTGTTCGGCCTGCACACCCACCCCGATGCGCCGGCGCAGACGTCCTTCGACGAACGGAACACCGGGCTCGACCACATCGCGTTCGGTTGCACCGCCGACGAGCTCGACAAGTGGCGCGACCGGCTCGACAGTCTGGGTATCCCACACGGGGACATCAAGAACGCCTCGTACGGTTCCGGGTTGTCCTTCCGCGATCCCGACAACATCGCGCTCGAATTCTTCGCGCCGCCGAGCTGA
- a CDS encoding Mur ligase family protein: protein MTPTHVAGEGNAGGARSPAAHHSAPDRVSAPVHTDPDDPRRPIRRIQVRDVAEHLRDVLRSGPADRHDHVITGISDDSRTVRPGDLYVALPGHHAHGLDFEAEAATHGAVAVLSDRPSRLLPTFVVDRPRDVVGPLASWILGHPSHDLQVHGITGTNGKTSATYLLDTALAATGVVTGMIGGVVVRGPAGTRPATRTTPEAAVVHRTLAEFRDQGVQAVTLEVSSHGISQGRVDGVRFRTVAFTNLGPDHLDFHHTMEQYFAAKAALFTADRTQTAVVNIDDEYGRRLAASVDVPLWTHSTCDARADVYADSIRCDLHGTCFTVHTPAGSAPVRLSLLGPHQVANALTALTSVAAVDGDVLQAAAGLETLAGVPGRLERVDAGEGVLALVDYMHNTSGQRELLPFLRSLAPERRLVLVISATGERDPGKRFPLGHTAATYADVVVVTDDSPLSEDPRVLRDAVAEGAFAARSARVVVEADRRRAFDIAVAHTGPGDVVVVAGRGCEPRLVSGDTVQVFDDRDELRRALHRTHRRSTSRVPRC, encoded by the coding sequence GTGACACCGACGCATGTCGCGGGCGAGGGAAACGCCGGTGGGGCCCGGTCACCGGCGGCGCATCATTCCGCCCCGGACCGGGTATCCGCCCCCGTGCACACCGACCCGGACGATCCTCGCCGTCCCATCCGGCGGATCCAGGTCCGCGACGTCGCCGAGCACCTCCGCGATGTCCTGCGATCCGGACCAGCGGACCGGCACGACCATGTGATCACCGGCATCAGCGACGATTCCCGGACGGTGCGCCCCGGCGATCTGTACGTAGCGCTACCCGGACACCACGCCCACGGCCTGGACTTCGAGGCCGAAGCCGCTACCCACGGTGCGGTCGCGGTACTCAGCGACCGGCCGTCACGCCTTCTACCCACGTTCGTCGTCGATCGACCGCGCGACGTGGTCGGCCCGTTGGCGTCGTGGATCCTCGGGCACCCCTCTCACGACTTGCAGGTCCACGGCATCACCGGCACCAACGGCAAGACGAGCGCGACCTATCTCCTCGACACCGCACTCGCGGCCACCGGCGTGGTGACCGGCATGATCGGCGGGGTCGTCGTGCGCGGTCCGGCCGGCACACGACCCGCGACCCGCACCACCCCCGAGGCCGCGGTCGTGCACCGCACGCTTGCCGAGTTCCGTGACCAGGGCGTGCAGGCGGTGACGCTCGAGGTGTCCTCGCACGGCATCAGTCAGGGCCGCGTCGACGGCGTGCGGTTCCGTACCGTCGCCTTCACCAATCTCGGGCCCGACCACCTCGACTTCCACCACACGATGGAGCAGTACTTCGCCGCCAAGGCGGCACTGTTCACCGCCGACCGCACGCAGACGGCCGTGGTGAACATCGACGACGAGTACGGGCGACGTCTGGCGGCCTCCGTCGACGTGCCGCTGTGGACGCACTCGACCTGCGATGCCCGCGCCGACGTGTACGCGGACTCGATCCGGTGCGATCTCCACGGCACCTGCTTCACCGTGCACACGCCGGCCGGGAGTGCGCCGGTGCGACTGTCGCTGCTCGGACCACACCAGGTGGCCAATGCGCTGACGGCGCTCACCTCGGTGGCCGCCGTCGACGGCGACGTCCTGCAGGCCGCAGCGGGTCTGGAGACCCTCGCGGGTGTGCCCGGCCGGCTCGAACGCGTCGACGCCGGTGAGGGTGTTCTCGCGCTCGTGGACTACATGCACAACACGTCCGGGCAACGCGAACTGTTGCCCTTCCTCCGGTCGCTCGCCCCCGAGCGGCGACTGGTCCTCGTGATCAGCGCGACCGGAGAACGTGACCCCGGCAAGCGATTTCCGCTCGGGCACACCGCCGCGACCTACGCCGACGTGGTGGTCGTGACCGACGACAGTCCCCTCTCGGAGGACCCGCGTGTGCTCAGGGATGCGGTCGCCGAAGGGGCCTTCGCAGCGCGCAGCGCCCGCGTCGTCGTCGAGGCCGACCGACGTCGCGCGTTCGATATCGCCGTCGCCCACACCGGCCCTGGAGACGTCGTCGTCGTGGCCGGACGCGGATGCGAGCCACGCCTGGTCTCCGGGGACACGGTGCAGGTGTTCGACGACCGGGACGAACTGCGGCGCGCACTGCACCGCACGCACCGGAGGTCCACCTCGCGCGTGCCCCGCTGCTGA
- a CDS encoding protein adenylyltransferase SelO → MTAIPDFPVGTNTTISGLGSSFADELSGLSVPWQGAEAPDPELLALNENLAVSLGLDVASLRSADGVAVLTGAEVPAGAKPVAMAYAGHQFGGYAPLLGDGRALLLGELVDADGGRVDLHLKGSGPTPFSRGGDGFAVVGPMLREYVVSEAMHALGIPTTRSLSVVATGRPVHREGAEPGAVLARVAASHLRVGTFEFAARQGEVVRALADHAIGRHYPDLLDLPETGENNRYLGLFTAVVEAQASLVAQWMLVGFVHGVMNTDNTTISGQTIDYGPCAFVDAFDPAAVFSSIDHSGRYAFGNQPAVLKWNLARFAETLLRLVDSTPDAAIAAVTAVLDSFDTRYERHYRSGLAVKLGLPEDSLDQELVDDLLTLLEEHRADWTVTFRALADELRGNPAPLDGLVPRERSAPWLERWHAAAEQDDRAAGERAEAMDRVNPLYIPRNHQVDAALKAATGGDLEPFAKLLEVVTHPFEARAEWNEYVSPAPRSFAESFRTFCGT, encoded by the coding sequence ATGACTGCGATTCCGGATTTCCCCGTCGGCACGAACACCACGATATCCGGTCTCGGCAGTTCCTTCGCCGACGAATTGAGCGGATTATCGGTGCCGTGGCAGGGCGCCGAGGCCCCCGACCCGGAACTGCTCGCGCTCAACGAGAACCTCGCGGTGTCGCTGGGACTGGACGTGGCGTCGCTGCGCAGCGCCGACGGGGTTGCCGTCCTGACCGGCGCGGAGGTGCCGGCGGGTGCCAAGCCGGTCGCGATGGCCTATGCCGGGCACCAGTTCGGCGGATACGCTCCGCTGCTCGGCGACGGTCGGGCGTTGTTGCTCGGTGAACTCGTCGACGCGGACGGTGGCCGCGTCGATCTGCATCTCAAGGGTTCGGGTCCCACTCCGTTCTCCCGGGGTGGGGACGGGTTCGCGGTCGTCGGGCCGATGCTGCGCGAGTATGTGGTGAGCGAGGCCATGCACGCCCTCGGCATTCCGACCACCCGTTCATTGTCGGTGGTGGCGACCGGTCGGCCGGTCCACCGCGAGGGTGCCGAGCCCGGCGCGGTGCTGGCCCGTGTCGCGGCCAGCCACCTGCGGGTGGGGACCTTCGAGTTCGCGGCGCGGCAGGGAGAGGTCGTGCGTGCACTCGCCGACCACGCGATCGGCCGGCACTACCCGGACCTGCTCGACTTGCCGGAGACCGGCGAGAACAACCGCTACCTGGGACTGTTCACCGCCGTGGTCGAAGCGCAGGCGTCGCTGGTGGCGCAGTGGATGCTCGTCGGTTTCGTCCACGGGGTGATGAACACCGACAACACCACCATCTCGGGACAGACCATCGACTACGGTCCGTGCGCCTTCGTCGACGCCTTCGATCCGGCGGCGGTGTTCAGTTCCATCGACCACAGCGGGCGCTATGCGTTCGGCAACCAGCCCGCCGTCCTGAAGTGGAATCTGGCGCGTTTCGCCGAAACCCTGCTCAGACTCGTGGATTCGACTCCGGATGCGGCGATCGCCGCGGTCACCGCTGTTCTGGACAGTTTCGACACCCGCTACGAGCGGCACTACCGGTCCGGTCTGGCCGTCAAACTCGGTCTTCCAGAAGACTCTCTCGATCAGGAACTGGTCGACGATCTGCTGACGCTGCTGGAAGAGCACCGCGCCGACTGGACGGTGACCTTCCGTGCCCTCGCCGACGAACTGCGCGGCAATCCGGCACCCCTCGACGGACTCGTGCCGCGTGAGCGCTCGGCGCCGTGGCTCGAACGCTGGCACGCCGCGGCCGAGCAGGACGACCGGGCAGCGGGGGAGAGGGCGGAGGCGATGGACCGCGTCAACCCGCTGTACATCCCGCGCAATCATCAGGTCGACGCCGCGCTGAAGGCAGCGACCGGCGGCGACCTCGAACCGTTCGCGAAGCTGCTCGAGGTCGTCACACACCCCTTCGAGGCGCGTGCCGAGTGGAACGAATATGTCTCGCCCGCACCGCGTTCGTTCGCCGAGTCCTTCCGGACCTTCTGCGGCACCTGA
- a CDS encoding alkaline phosphatase D family protein: MPLSRRSFLSAGLGITVVTAATSVGVTGYARADAPGVKGDPFLLGVASGDPVPDGFVIWTRLALDPLAEEGLGGMPNRPVTVQWEVAEDEKMTRVVARGEERAVPDSAHSVHVELVGLRPGREYFYRFRTGDDMSAVGRALTTPSATETAAALTMAFASCAQYEHGWFTAYRRMAEDNPDLVLHLGDYLYEYTSGGYTSDTGLVRSLDGPETVTLANYRQRHAQYKADTDLQDVHAIAPWLVVWDDHEVDNNWAGTIPENTDAAQSNETTENFLARRAAAFQAYYENMPLRPSSTPRGHDMKIFRRIRWGTLANFHMLDTRQYRDDQAAGDGWKKNVAERHDEARTLTGTEQEQWLLDGFRTSTAQWDFLGQQVFFAEQDKDPSPEGDEVSMDGWDGYAASRRRITQGWVDSPVRNAVVLTGDVHRHWANDIKVDFTDPDAPVLGSELVCTSITSNGNGTGATQVDHMPANPHLKFHNDRRGYVRTTITPDAVHADFRVLDTVTEPDAPVSTKASFTILSGQPGLQA, encoded by the coding sequence ATGCCTTTGTCACGTAGATCGTTCCTTTCGGCCGGACTCGGAATCACTGTCGTCACCGCAGCCACCTCCGTCGGTGTCACCGGATACGCGCGCGCCGACGCGCCAGGAGTGAAGGGCGACCCCTTCCTGCTGGGTGTTGCCTCGGGCGACCCGGTGCCGGACGGATTCGTGATCTGGACCCGCCTCGCGCTCGACCCGCTCGCCGAGGAAGGACTCGGCGGCATGCCGAACCGTCCCGTCACCGTGCAGTGGGAGGTCGCGGAGGACGAGAAGATGACCCGTGTCGTCGCACGCGGTGAGGAACGAGCCGTCCCCGACAGCGCCCACTCCGTGCATGTCGAACTGGTCGGGCTGCGTCCGGGCCGGGAGTACTTCTACCGGTTCCGTACGGGCGACGACATGAGTGCGGTGGGGCGGGCGCTGACGACACCGTCGGCCACCGAGACCGCGGCGGCTCTGACGATGGCGTTCGCGAGCTGCGCGCAGTACGAACACGGCTGGTTCACCGCCTACCGGCGCATGGCGGAGGACAACCCGGATCTCGTTCTGCACCTGGGGGATTACCTGTACGAGTACACCAGCGGCGGTTACACCAGCGACACCGGTCTCGTCCGCTCGCTCGACGGACCCGAGACCGTCACCCTGGCGAACTACCGGCAACGTCACGCCCAGTACAAGGCCGACACCGATCTGCAGGACGTGCACGCGATCGCGCCGTGGCTGGTGGTGTGGGACGACCACGAGGTCGACAACAACTGGGCCGGAACGATTCCAGAGAACACCGATGCCGCTCAGAGCAACGAGACCACCGAGAACTTCCTCGCCCGCCGCGCCGCCGCCTTCCAGGCCTACTACGAGAACATGCCGCTGCGACCCTCGTCGACACCGCGGGGGCACGACATGAAGATCTTCCGGCGGATCCGGTGGGGCACTCTCGCCAACTTCCACATGCTCGACACCCGTCAGTACCGCGACGACCAGGCCGCCGGCGACGGGTGGAAGAAGAACGTCGCCGAACGTCACGACGAGGCACGAACACTCACCGGAACCGAACAGGAACAGTGGCTGCTCGACGGTTTCCGCACCTCCACCGCGCAGTGGGACTTCCTCGGTCAGCAGGTGTTCTTCGCCGAACAGGACAAGGACCCGAGCCCTGAGGGCGACGAGGTGAGTATGGACGGCTGGGACGGGTACGCGGCGTCACGTCGTCGGATCACCCAGGGCTGGGTGGATTCGCCGGTACGCAACGCCGTCGTGCTCACCGGCGACGTGCACCGGCACTGGGCCAACGACATCAAGGTCGACTTCACCGATCCCGACGCGCCGGTATTGGGTTCGGAACTGGTGTGCACGTCGATCACGTCGAACGGCAACGGAACCGGCGCGACGCAGGTCGACCACATGCCGGCGAACCCGCACCTGAAGTTCCACAACGACCGGCGCGGTTACGTGCGTACCACGATCACCCCGGACGCCGTGCACGCCGACTTCCGGGTGCTCGACACGGTCACCGAACCGGACGCGCCGGTGTCGACGAAGGCGTCGTTCACGATCCTGTCCGGGCAACCTGGCCTGCAGGCCTAG
- a CDS encoding type II toxin-antitoxin system Phd/YefM family antitoxin, which produces MSVKAARKRLGELVREVNDETVAVEIVGKRGTGVLISKDRYAALQEATFLLRSPELMDSLRREMQRSLEAAASTGRRQPPAARRRAKNKKKRKKRRRAR; this is translated from the coding sequence GTGTCCGTGAAAGCCGCACGCAAGCGGCTCGGTGAGCTGGTCCGGGAGGTCAACGACGAGACCGTCGCCGTCGAGATCGTCGGCAAACGCGGCACGGGCGTCCTGATCTCCAAGGACCGCTATGCGGCGCTGCAGGAGGCAACCTTCCTGCTCCGCTCCCCCGAACTAATGGACAGCCTGCGCCGGGAGATGCAACGTTCGCTCGAGGCCGCCGCGTCGACGGGCCGGCGGCAGCCGCCGGCTGCTCGCCGGCGCGCGAAGAACAAGAAGAAGCGCAAGAAACGGCGGCGCGCCCGTTGA
- a CDS encoding AAA family ATPase → MHMSSTLRPGRPRSNELDSAATLSAMLDAVTTEPRPDDRLEALMVAVTADLPVLLWGEPGIGKTAVLSQHAEAVDLPLTTVIASVHEPSDFSGLPVLGDDPATRGVPMAPPDWAVRLVQAGRGLLFLDELSTAPPAVQAALLRLVLERRIGALQLPPGVRIVAAANPPSSAADGWELSPPLANRFVHLHWTYDHDVVVRGLGGTWPRATLPRLDPEKFSGAVTFARSAVCELLTARPALVHQLPSSQSRRGSAWPSPRSWDMTVRLIAFATATSSSKDVLSLLVRGSVGDGPGFELLAAIERMDLPDPEALLADPAAADLPERGDLRQAVLAAVRRRPEKWRWDAAWTLLATAVESGPPDLVVVPAVTLATLRRDDWEVPASIDELAGVVSVARSADAVAQAGR, encoded by the coding sequence ATGCACATGTCCTCCACACTTCGTCCCGGCCGTCCCCGCAGCAACGAACTCGACAGCGCCGCAACGTTGTCGGCGATGCTCGACGCGGTGACCACCGAGCCTCGACCCGACGACCGACTCGAGGCCCTGATGGTGGCGGTCACCGCGGATCTACCGGTACTGCTGTGGGGTGAACCGGGAATCGGTAAGACCGCCGTCCTGAGCCAGCACGCCGAGGCCGTCGACCTGCCACTGACCACTGTCATCGCGAGTGTGCACGAGCCGTCGGATTTCTCGGGTCTGCCCGTGCTCGGAGACGATCCCGCAACCCGCGGCGTCCCCATGGCACCGCCGGACTGGGCCGTCCGGCTCGTGCAGGCCGGGCGGGGACTGCTGTTCCTGGACGAACTGTCGACGGCTCCGCCCGCCGTGCAGGCGGCGCTGCTCCGTCTCGTCCTCGAAAGACGAATCGGGGCACTGCAACTCCCACCCGGTGTCCGTATCGTGGCTGCCGCCAACCCGCCGTCCTCGGCAGCGGACGGCTGGGAACTGAGTCCGCCGTTGGCGAACCGCTTCGTGCACCTGCACTGGACCTACGACCACGACGTGGTCGTGCGGGGTCTCGGCGGGACCTGGCCACGGGCGACGCTGCCGCGTCTCGATCCGGAGAAATTCTCCGGCGCGGTGACGTTCGCCCGCAGCGCGGTCTGTGAGCTTCTCACCGCCCGGCCCGCCCTCGTGCATCAACTCCCCAGCAGCCAGAGCCGCCGTGGCAGTGCCTGGCCGTCGCCGCGGAGCTGGGACATGACCGTGCGGCTGATCGCGTTCGCGACCGCCACCTCGTCGTCGAAGGACGTGCTGTCGTTGCTGGTCCGGGGCAGTGTCGGCGACGGACCCGGGTTCGAGCTGCTCGCAGCCATCGAACGTATGGACCTGCCGGATCCGGAGGCGCTGCTCGCCGATCCGGCGGCTGCCGACCTGCCCGAGCGCGGTGATCTGCGCCAGGCCGTGCTCGCCGCGGTCCGCCGACGGCCGGAGAAGTGGCGCTGGGACGCGGCGTGGACCCTCCTGGCCACCGCGGTGGAATCCGGGCCACCCGATCTCGTGGTCGTGCCGGCCGTCACACTGGCCACCCTGCGCCGCGACGACTGGGAGGTGCCGGCATCGATCGACGAGCTCGCCGGTGTCGTCTCGGTCGCTCGGTCGGCGGACGCCGTCGCGCAGGCCGGCCGATGA
- a CDS encoding vWA domain-containing protein: MTSSAFDADKIYAARLHAVRARPYLATALYALHIVASPRVPTIGVDRHWRCYISPGFVARRPVEELASILVHQVSHLLRDHHGRSDRYARAHDLDGRADRLRMNIAADAEINDDAFGDGLPLPDDAVLRSTLQLPAGQLMEDYLQQFGLGPCTDRLAWLDCGSGADGLSREWEWGPEGANALSDEQRDAVRFRVAHSIIGQPGSAPRGWQRWAEEALHPTQPWRTLLGAAIRSATSASGAGDDYTYRRPARRSAAVPGAVLPSLRRTPPRVGVIVDTSGSVSDADLGSALLEVAVIARAVGGRRDLVTVLSCDAAARIVHPLCQAEDIPLVGGGGTDLRAGFARMLRLRPRPDVMVVLTDGETPWPSSRPGCRTIVGLFPRIATRSESNPDFVPDRPPEWARVVQIGTSAI, translated from the coding sequence ATGACGTCGTCGGCATTCGACGCGGACAAGATCTACGCCGCACGGTTGCATGCCGTTCGCGCCCGACCCTATCTCGCGACCGCCTTGTACGCGCTGCACATCGTCGCGTCGCCGCGCGTACCGACCATCGGTGTGGACCGGCACTGGCGCTGCTACATCTCGCCCGGTTTCGTCGCTCGGCGACCGGTGGAGGAGCTGGCGTCGATCCTCGTTCACCAGGTCTCGCATCTGCTGCGCGATCACCACGGCCGCAGCGACCGCTACGCCCGCGCGCACGACCTGGACGGTCGCGCCGATCGACTACGCATGAACATCGCGGCCGACGCGGAGATCAACGACGATGCGTTCGGTGACGGATTGCCCCTACCCGACGACGCCGTTCTGCGGTCGACCCTGCAGTTGCCCGCCGGTCAGCTCATGGAGGACTATCTGCAGCAGTTCGGCCTCGGTCCGTGCACCGACAGGCTGGCCTGGCTCGACTGCGGCAGCGGTGCCGACGGCCTGAGCCGTGAGTGGGAGTGGGGCCCGGAGGGGGCGAACGCGCTCAGCGACGAGCAACGGGACGCTGTGCGCTTCCGGGTGGCGCACAGCATCATCGGGCAGCCGGGCAGTGCACCCCGCGGGTGGCAGCGGTGGGCGGAGGAAGCTCTGCACCCGACGCAGCCGTGGCGAACTCTGTTGGGGGCGGCGATCCGCTCGGCCACCTCCGCGTCCGGCGCCGGTGACGACTACACCTACCGCCGGCCGGCGCGGCGCTCTGCTGCCGTGCCCGGAGCGGTGCTGCCGAGCCTGCGGCGAACCCCGCCGCGGGTCGGTGTCATCGTCGACACCTCCGGCTCGGTGAGCGACGCGGATCTGGGCAGTGCACTGCTCGAGGTCGCCGTTATCGCGCGGGCCGTGGGAGGGCGTCGTGACCTGGTCACGGTGCTGTCCTGTGACGCGGCCGCGCGGATCGTGCACCCGCTGTGTCAGGCCGAGGACATTCCGCTGGTCGGAGGCGGTGGCACGGATCTGCGCGCCGGATTCGCCCGGATGCTGCGTCTTCGGCCCCGGCCGGATGTAATGGTGGTGCTCACCGACGGGGAAACCCCCTGGCCCAGCAGCCGTCCGGGGTGCCGGACGATCGTCGGTCTGTTCCCCCGCATTGCGACCCGCAGCGAATCGAACCCCGACTTCGTTCCGGACAGGCCGCCGGAATGGGCGCGTGTGGTGCAGATCGGCACATCTGCGATCTGA
- a CDS encoding pyridoxamine 5'-phosphate oxidase family protein has protein sequence MSDRTRLTRKPERGTDDPAVLHRLLDEARIAHVGFVREGSPVVLPMAMGRDGDRLLLHGSTGAGMFLAARSGIEVSVAVTHLDGLVFARSAFDHSMNYRSAVLFGVATPVAPGEKEHALKVVTEHLIPGRWDEVRSPTPKELAATTVLEVPLTEVSVKVRAAGPGEDAGDGEDHSVWAGVVPLRTVADDPIPSPITGSSTALPRSVRAFL, from the coding sequence ATGAGCGACCGCACGCGCCTGACCCGCAAACCCGAACGCGGCACCGACGATCCGGCGGTGCTGCACCGGCTTCTCGACGAGGCCCGCATCGCGCACGTGGGTTTCGTCCGCGAAGGATCGCCTGTGGTGCTGCCGATGGCGATGGGCCGCGACGGGGACCGGTTACTGCTGCACGGCTCGACCGGCGCCGGCATGTTTCTCGCCGCGCGGTCCGGGATCGAGGTGTCGGTCGCGGTGACGCATCTCGACGGGCTCGTCTTCGCCCGGTCGGCCTTCGACCACAGCATGAACTACCGCAGTGCGGTGTTGTTCGGTGTGGCCACACCGGTCGCGCCGGGCGAGAAGGAACACGCATTGAAGGTGGTGACGGAGCATCTGATTCCCGGTCGGTGGGACGAGGTCCGGTCGCCGACACCGAAGGAACTGGCCGCCACCACGGTCCTGGAAGTGCCGCTCACCGAGGTGAGCGTAAAGGTCCGGGCGGCCGGACCGGGAGAGGACGCCGGGGACGGTGAAGACCACTCCGTGTGGGCGGGAGTGGTGCCGTTGCGGACCGTCGCCGACGATCCGATCCCGTCACCGATCACCGGGTCCTCGACCGCGTTGCCACGCTCCGTGCGCGCATTTCTGTGA